The Triplophysa rosa linkage group LG15, Trosa_1v2, whole genome shotgun sequence genomic sequence TGAGGTGTTCTGCTCGTGAGAAACTCTTCACACAGCGTGTACACTGGTAAGGTCTCTCACCGGTGTGTAAACGTACGTGTCTGCTCAGCTGTCCGCTGCGAGTGAAACTCTTATCACACTGAGCGCAGTGGAAGGGTTTGTGTCCCGTGTGTAAGCGCGCGTGACGCTGAAGTTCATCGACACTTTtgaaactcttcccacactgAGAACATTCATGAGGTTTttctccggtgtgaattctcCTGTGGATTTGAAGTCTTCCCGGCCGTATAAAGCCCTTCCCGCATTGATCGCACACGTGCGGTCTGTCACCCGTGTGTACGCGCGTATGCTCGAGCAGACTCTCTTTTGTTCTGAAGCTCATGGGACACTGGGAGCACGGGTAGGGTTTGTCTCCGCTGTGTATGCGCATGTGTCGTGTTAACTGCTGTCTCAgactgaaactctttccacactgtgaGCAGTAGTGGCACTTGATCTGTCTCAATGACGTCCTACTGATCTTCTCTTCTTTCTGAAACATCAACTCCAGTGCTTCTATAAATTCAAGAAAAACCGTAAATGCCACATAAACTTTGATTCAGTTTGAAACAGTTTAGAGTGATTTCACTATTGTTGGATCTCAGCAAGGGTGCAACAAAACTTGACCCCtgacatgacccctttaagatgcaCACGACTAATCATGTTTATTAATCAGGTGGTTATTGAGCAAGTAATATCTCTTGGATCTCATCATGGATCACGTCTTTATATGTCTGACATTTACCTTCCCTTTTCACTTCAAATGGTTCCAGAGGAGTGTTATCCTCATATTCTTCTTTTGGTTGAATCATTATGTCAACCGTCTGTTTCACTGAAAAACACAAGAATATTCCATTTCAGACATTCCTCGTCAgataacattacacacacaatcAACATATTGAACATCAGTGTAATACTGGTGGATTTATTAAACTCTTCTATAAACAAGAACATGGATTAACTAAAACAGACGACATGTGACTCCTGTTTTGTTGCTCAGCCGAAGACAAACAGTTCAGTTTCAATGTTGCAAAGCATAAATCTTAATAGTTACTTGCAGAGCATTTACTTAGTTTGACTCGTAATATCCCCAGTATTATTGACAGTAGTGTCTAACTGTCATCATGAAATGACACAAGTAACTGTTTTCCTGCATACTTCCTTTGGTCGCAGCGAGTTGCCGCTGATCACGTGACTATGTTCGCTCGTGTCCGTTAAGAACTGAGAAGGGCGAGCGCGTTATCGTAGTACATATATTAACAGGCAAaactttgttgtttatttgtttcttaCCTTGATCCGAGCGACTCTCATCCGATGTGTCGCGTGATGTGTGACATCACCAACGCGTCGCACCATGATGACGAGGAAATTAAAACCCCAGATGCGTTTGACGTCACGCAACACCTGTTAATAGgattgttcgacttgatgcggcgccgaagaTCCGTCacgcggatgacatcaaagtaccgcgagagcgattcgaaaaacgataaatagtttgctttcgaatcgctctcgcggtactttgatgtcattcaTCCGCCTGTCTGTCGGAtcttcggcgccgcatcaagtcgaacaagccttatAACTTCTTAAGACATTTggtggaaaaaaattaagaaatttgGCGGCATCGAATTGTtacgtgtgtgtgcatttgatATTTATAAACTTCCAATAAAATTCCATAAATCGTCACCTTGGGTTAAGGTCCGATCGGTTTCACATCATCCCAAAATTAAAGAAattcattttaagattttatgatgtttacccATCTGGAGAGTTTCTAAGGAATGGATTTAAGAGCATATTTTCTTTCCTTGCAAATATTCTATTGCTTTTTGGCAAAAAATGCAATTATGTTTAAAGTAGGAAAATGTGGTCTGTCCTTTTTAGATTTTAAGTATGGAAACTATGAAGAAGGTggtcaaaaatgtttttcttaattAATAATTGATTTTTGTTGGCTAAACATTTTAATCACAAATGTAGGGTTTTTTAATCACCCCCAATTATTTAAGACAATACCTAAAAACTCTGTCtaaaacaaagaataaaaaagcTGGAATCCTATTAGATCTATTTGATAAATATAATCTATTATGGTATTTTCCCCTATGTATGATCTGTATTTAATAATATGGATGGTTACGTGGTATTGAGGTaggtctatttatttattttgtatgtttatttttttgtcccttttaaattgatcttttttaatgtaaattgtaTGCCAATTTTTTTGTAACCACAAGATGGCAATGTCTGCccattaattgtattttttgacGTTCACATACTTCAGTATAAAAATACTTCAATATTTTTAACCAgccatattattaaatatagatCATACATACGGGAAAATATAATGATAGATTATGTTTAACAAATAGATCTAATAGGATTCTAGCTTTTTTAATTCTTAATTTTAGGTAGtgtctttaatatttttttaatacaaacgGGGGGgggtattttttgttttcataatagGAATTATTGTACTAATATTGCAATTAGTATTCAtttgaaaaaagtttttttgtcttttgaat encodes the following:
- the zgc:101562 gene encoding C2H2-type zinc finger protein; the encoded protein is MIQPKEEYEDNTPLEPFEVKREEALELMFQKEEKISRTSLRQIKCHYCSQCGKSFSLRQQLTRHMRIHSGDKPYPCSQCPMSFRTKESLLEHTRVHTGDRPHVCDQCGKGFIRPGRLQIHRRIHTGEKPHECSQCGKSFKSVDELQRHARLHTGHKPFHCAQCDKSFTRSGQLSRHVRLHTGERPYQCTRCVKSFSRAEHLRGHQINVHGE